The following are encoded in a window of Thermus thermamylovorans genomic DNA:
- a CDS encoding metallophosphoesterase, with product MEWSLRLLVLADQAHPHVHSPRFPENLGPFDLVLGAGDLPGEYLEYVASKVTVPVLYVPGNHGEEWVGEGPKRRRPGGAVNLHGRLFPYRGLLLYGVGGVPRYREGEGQLSEGELLALALKPLFLLPRRLLRGHGVDVLLTHAPPPGPTAGEGFPHRGSPAFLLLHRLLRPRLHVHGHTPLLGAPSFRRHRTPLGVEVVHVQGYALLSL from the coding sequence ATGGAGTGGAGCTTGCGCCTCCTTGTCCTCGCCGACCAGGCCCACCCCCACGTCCACTCCCCCCGCTTCCCGGAGAACCTGGGCCCCTTCGACCTGGTCCTGGGGGCGGGGGACCTCCCGGGGGAGTACCTGGAGTACGTGGCCAGCAAGGTGACGGTGCCCGTCCTCTACGTGCCCGGGAACCACGGGGAGGAGTGGGTGGGGGAGGGGCCAAAGAGGCGGCGGCCGGGGGGAGCGGTGAACCTCCACGGCAGGCTCTTCCCCTACCGGGGCCTCCTCCTCTACGGGGTGGGGGGGGTGCCCCGCTACCGGGAGGGGGAGGGGCAGCTCTCCGAGGGGGAGCTGCTGGCCCTGGCCCTGAAGCCCCTCTTCCTCCTGCCCCGCAGGCTCCTCCGGGGGCACGGGGTGGACGTCCTCCTCACCCACGCCCCGCCCCCAGGGCCCACCGCCGGGGAGGGCTTCCCCCACCGGGGAAGCCCCGCCTTCCTCCTCCTCCACCGCCTCCTCCGCCCCCGGCTCCACGTGCACGGCCACACACCCCTCCTCGGGGCCCCCTCCTTCCGCCGCCACCGCA